The following are encoded in a window of Spea bombifrons isolate aSpeBom1 chromosome 2, aSpeBom1.2.pri, whole genome shotgun sequence genomic DNA:
- the LOC128475034 gene encoding cytochrome c oxidase assembly factor 5, producing MPRYYEDKEEDTQPCAGVKEDLKECLLKSACVLQEGKTPKQCLKEGHCKPLQVTFFECKRSILDNRSRFRGRKGY from the exons ATGCCGAGGTACTACGAAGACAAGGAGGAGGATACGCAGCCGTGTGCTGGAGTCAAGGAGGATCTCAAGGAATGTCTGCTGAAAAGTGCCTGCGTGCTGCAG GAAGGAAAGACCCCTAAGCAGTGTCTGAAAGAAGGCCATTGTAAACCTCTGCAGGTCACCTTTTTTGAGTGCAAAAGATCGATT CTGGACAACAGATCAAGATTTAGAGGCAGGAAAGGATACTGA
- the UNC50 gene encoding protein unc-50 homolog has translation MLPTTTARSQGNGTLSSGDAARHTAGAKRYKYIRRLFHVRHMDFDFAVWQMLYLFTSPQRVYRNFHYRKQTKDQWARDDPAFLVLLSIWLCVSTIGFGFVLDMGFFQMLKLLLWVVFIDCIGVGLLTSTLMWFVSNKYMVRHQGKDYEVEWGYAFDVHLNAFYPLLVILHFIQLFFINHVILSQWFIGYFVGNTLWLIAIGYYIYITFLGYSTLPVLKNTVVLLYPFAVLILLYILSLALGWNFTAMLCSFYKYRVN, from the exons ATGCTGCCAACCACCACTGCTCGTTCTCAAGGCAATGGCACATTAAGCTCTGGAGACGCAGCGAGGCACACGGCAGGAGCCAAGCGGTACAAATACATAAGGCGTCTCTTCCACGTCAGGCATATGGACTTTGACTTTGCCGTTTGGCAAATGCTGTATCTTTTTACCTCGCCACAGAGAGTCTACAGAAATTTTCACTACAGAAAGCAAACAAAGGACCAATGGGCAAGAGACGATCCTGCATTTTTAGTACTGCTGAGCATCTGGTTGTGTG TGTCCACAATCGGGTTTGGATTTGTCCTGGATATGGGATTCTTTCAGATGCTGAAACTGCTGCTCTGGGTTGTGTTTATTGACTGCATAGGAGTGGGACTGCTGACATCAACATTAATGTG GTTTGTTTCGAATAAGTACATGGTGAGGCACCAGGGAAAGGATTATGAAGTGGAGTGGGGCTATGCCTTTGATGTGCATCTTAATGCCTTTTACCCACTGCTGGTGATCCTGCACTTCATCCAGCTGTTTTTCATCAATC atgTCATCCTTTCACAATGGTTCATTGGCTACTTTGTTGGGAACACCCTGTGGCTCATTGCAATTGGATATTACATCTATATCACATTCCTTGGATACAGTA CTCTGCCTGTTCTGAAGAACACAGTGGTCCTTCTGTACCCGTTTGCCGTGTTAATTCTGCTTTACATTCTCTCGCTGGCCTTGGGATGGAACTTCACAGCCATGCTTTGTTCCTTTTATAAATACAGAGTAAACTAA